In Burkholderiales bacterium, the following proteins share a genomic window:
- a CDS encoding RDD family protein has product MAPALDTVRSITTPEGIELELKLAGPVPRACAWAIDLAVRAGILIAISVVLGQLGKLGMGLMLICIFLVEWLYPAVCELKFDGATPGKKLMRLRVVNDDGTPVTLAAAVVRNLLRTVDFLPFMYGVGLASMLINREFRRLGDLVAQTVVVYRQEPRHAAAIPDAPPLAPPRPLTVEEAHAIVEFAERSRELTPERAAELASIVRNLTGASGPAARERLLRMANHLVGRSP; this is encoded by the coding sequence GTGGCGCCCGCGCTCGACACCGTCCGCTCCATCACCACGCCCGAAGGCATAGAGCTCGAGCTCAAGCTCGCCGGGCCGGTGCCGCGCGCATGCGCCTGGGCCATCGATCTCGCGGTGCGCGCGGGCATCCTCATCGCGATCTCGGTGGTCCTCGGCCAGCTCGGCAAACTCGGCATGGGCCTCATGCTGATCTGCATCTTTCTCGTCGAATGGCTGTATCCGGCGGTGTGCGAGCTTAAGTTCGACGGCGCGACGCCGGGCAAGAAGCTCATGCGCCTGCGCGTGGTGAACGACGACGGCACGCCGGTGACGCTCGCGGCCGCGGTCGTTCGCAATCTCCTGCGCACGGTCGATTTCCTCCCTTTCATGTACGGCGTGGGGCTCGCGTCGATGCTGATCAACCGCGAGTTCAGGCGCCTGGGCGATCTCGTCGCGCAGACCGTCGTCGTCTACCGTCAGGAGCCGCGGCACGCCGCGGCGATCCCCGACGCGCCGCCGCTGGCGCCGCCGCGCCCGCTCACGGTGGAAGAGGCGCACGCCATCGTCGAGTTCGCCGAGCGCTCGCGCGAGCTCACGCCGGAGCGCGCCGCGGAGCTCGCGAGCATCGTCCGGAATCTCACCGGCGCGAGCGGTCCGGCCGCGCGCGAGCGCCTGCTGCGCATGGCCAACCATCTGGTGGGGCGCTCGCCGTGA
- a CDS encoding BPSS1780 family membrane protein has translation MAEMENPYQTPAAHVADVLDDAAPDSAYIEGGRAVAAGRGFAWIREGWDIFRRQWGMWLVLVVIFVLIFVGIGFIPVLNLLITFFLPVFVAGLMTGCQHVARGGELELAHLFAGFRRNTGQLVLVGIIGFVLAFVAAIPISLVVGLTAWGAAASSANPLAAFGVGTLIAGLVTLALLIPINMAMWFAPSLVMLQDQSAPRAIGQSFRGCIKNIVPFLLYGVIAFLMGIVATLTFGLAWFVFGPVLLCSVYAGYRDIFFAPR, from the coding sequence ATGGCCGAGATGGAAAATCCGTATCAGACACCGGCCGCGCACGTCGCCGACGTGCTCGATGACGCGGCGCCCGACAGCGCCTACATCGAAGGCGGTCGCGCGGTCGCCGCCGGCCGCGGTTTCGCCTGGATACGCGAAGGCTGGGACATCTTCCGCCGGCAATGGGGCATGTGGCTCGTGCTGGTCGTCATCTTCGTGCTGATCTTCGTCGGCATCGGCTTCATCCCGGTCCTCAACCTGCTGATCACGTTCTTCCTGCCGGTGTTCGTCGCGGGCCTCATGACGGGCTGCCAGCACGTCGCGCGCGGCGGCGAGCTCGAGCTCGCGCACCTCTTCGCGGGTTTCCGCCGCAACACCGGGCAGCTCGTGCTCGTCGGCATCATCGGCTTCGTGCTCGCGTTCGTCGCGGCCATCCCGATCAGCCTGGTCGTCGGCCTGACCGCGTGGGGCGCCGCCGCCAGCAGCGCCAATCCGCTGGCCGCGTTCGGCGTGGGCACCCTCATCGCCGGCCTCGTCACGCTCGCGCTGCTCATCCCGATCAACATGGCGATGTGGTTCGCGCCTTCGCTGGTGATGCTGCAGGACCAGAGCGCGCCGCGCGCCATCGGCCAGAGCTTCAGGGGCTGCATCAAGAACATCGTCCCTTTTCTGCTGTACGGCGTGATCGCGTTCCTCATGGGGATCGTCGCGACGCTGACCTTCGGCCTCGCGTGGTTCGTGTTCGGCCCCGTGCTGCTCTGCTCGGTCTACGCCGGCTACCGCGACATCTTCTTCGCGCCGCGATGA
- a CDS encoding MoxR family ATPase — protein MDTHAQNTGTGLDPEHLARAAADADAMRREIGKAVVGQEDVVRQVLAGLIAGGHVLIEGVPGLGKTLIVRALAKTFNGSFRRIQFTPDLMPADVSGHTLYDPSTGQFTTRRGPVFTHLLLADEINRAPAKTQAALLEVMQEGQVTIEGESLKLEPPFMVLATENPIEHEGTYALPEAQLDRFLLKIRIDYPSLEEEKRLAKQVTLSNVGEQLNVDAVETIVTPEAVVDLQRVAAALALDDAVVDYAVRIVRATRTWNGVSAGAGPRGCIALVRAARASALIDGRDHVTPDDVKHMALACLRHRVRPSPELEIEGHGADTILAALLDRVDAPRA, from the coding sequence ATGGATACGCATGCACAGAACACCGGCACGGGGCTCGATCCCGAGCACCTCGCGCGCGCCGCGGCCGACGCCGACGCGATGCGCCGCGAGATCGGCAAGGCCGTCGTCGGACAGGAAGACGTGGTGCGGCAGGTGCTCGCCGGGCTCATCGCAGGCGGCCACGTGCTCATCGAAGGCGTGCCCGGGCTCGGCAAGACGCTGATCGTTCGCGCGCTCGCCAAGACGTTCAACGGCAGCTTCCGGCGCATCCAGTTCACCCCGGACCTGATGCCCGCCGACGTCTCCGGCCACACGCTCTACGACCCGTCGACGGGACAGTTCACGACCCGGCGCGGTCCGGTGTTCACGCACCTGCTGCTCGCCGACGAGATCAACCGCGCCCCGGCGAAGACGCAGGCCGCCTTGCTGGAAGTCATGCAGGAAGGGCAGGTCACGATCGAAGGCGAGTCGCTGAAGCTCGAGCCCCCGTTCATGGTGCTGGCGACCGAGAACCCGATCGAGCACGAAGGCACGTACGCGCTGCCCGAAGCGCAGCTCGACCGCTTCCTCCTGAAGATCCGCATCGACTACCCGTCGCTCGAAGAAGAGAAGCGGCTCGCGAAGCAGGTCACCCTTTCGAACGTCGGCGAGCAGCTCAACGTCGACGCGGTGGAGACGATCGTCACGCCCGAGGCGGTGGTCGACCTCCAGCGCGTCGCCGCGGCGCTCGCGCTCGACGACGCGGTCGTCGATTACGCGGTGCGCATCGTGCGCGCGACGCGCACCTGGAACGGCGTGTCCGCGGGTGCGGGCCCGCGCGGCTGCATCGCGCTCGTGCGCGCCGCTCGCGCGTCCGCGCTCATCGACGGTCGCGATCACGTCACACCCGACGACGTGAAGCATATGGCGCTGGCGTGCCTGCGCCATCGCGTGCGTCCTTCGCCCGAGCTCGAGATCGAAGGCCACGGCGCCGACACGATCCTCGCAGCGCTGCTGGACCGCGTCGACGCGCCGCGCGCTTGA
- a CDS encoding DUF4129 domain-containing protein → MQLDRLALRLRRRRPWEAGDLGCRMVQTWWRPLMAAWLTAYVPVAVAVYVALREHPAVAIAIVWWLKPLFDRVALEVLSRAVFGEVLSPLAALRALRDTPGIVASLTIYRFDPARAFNLPVPHLERLRGRAARERSRSLGRRGRGAAVWSTLVYFNFELVVTLSFFGAIDLFTPSGFDRDFGLKSIFLAGEETPWRQALAMAMQIATVSLIEPFYVASGFAQYLNRRTQLEAWDLELTLRNIAKGDADGSRPRAIAAALLAALVLAFAAPREAPAAAADPETAIKQVMTEPELQQYKEVKRYRWKADRDARERDTGERDASGLGELIAGFARVLMWIAAFVLVALLLYYAWRYVGAWAPEPGRRRQAPKVLFGLDVAPESLPPDIAAAALAAIEAGRAREALGLLYRGALSALVNRDGLEVEAGDTEGDCVRRTAALVDADKAHAFADLVKAWQATAYARREPSAPALRDLLASWRAHFEAAAP, encoded by the coding sequence GTGCAGCTTGACCGACTGGCGTTGCGCCTGCGCCGCCGGCGTCCGTGGGAGGCGGGCGACCTCGGCTGCCGCATGGTGCAGACCTGGTGGCGCCCGCTCATGGCGGCGTGGCTGACGGCCTACGTGCCGGTCGCGGTCGCGGTGTACGTCGCGCTGCGCGAGCATCCGGCGGTCGCGATCGCCATCGTGTGGTGGCTGAAGCCGCTCTTCGACCGCGTCGCGCTCGAAGTGCTGTCGCGCGCGGTGTTCGGCGAGGTGCTCAGCCCCCTCGCCGCCCTGCGCGCACTGCGCGATACGCCGGGTATCGTCGCGAGCCTCACCATCTATCGCTTCGATCCGGCGCGCGCCTTCAACCTGCCGGTGCCGCACCTCGAGCGCCTGCGCGGCCGTGCCGCGCGCGAGCGCTCGCGCTCGCTCGGGCGGCGCGGGCGCGGTGCGGCGGTGTGGTCGACGCTCGTCTACTTCAACTTCGAGCTGGTCGTCACGCTCTCGTTCTTCGGCGCCATCGATCTCTTCACGCCCAGCGGCTTCGACCGCGACTTCGGCCTGAAGAGCATTTTCCTCGCGGGCGAGGAAACGCCGTGGCGGCAGGCGCTCGCGATGGCGATGCAGATCGCGACGGTCTCGCTGATCGAGCCGTTCTACGTCGCCAGCGGCTTCGCGCAGTATCTGAACCGCCGCACCCAGCTCGAAGCGTGGGACCTCGAGCTCACGCTGCGCAACATCGCGAAGGGCGATGCGGACGGGTCGCGGCCGCGCGCGATCGCGGCCGCGCTCCTCGCGGCGCTCGTGCTCGCATTCGCCGCGCCGCGCGAGGCGCCCGCTGCCGCGGCCGATCCCGAGACCGCGATCAAGCAGGTGATGACCGAGCCGGAGCTCCAGCAGTACAAAGAGGTCAAGCGCTATCGCTGGAAAGCCGATCGCGATGCCCGGGAGCGCGACACCGGGGAGCGCGACGCGAGCGGGCTCGGCGAGCTGATCGCGGGCTTCGCGCGCGTGCTGATGTGGATAGCGGCCTTCGTGCTCGTCGCGCTGCTGCTCTACTACGCGTGGCGCTACGTCGGCGCATGGGCGCCGGAGCCCGGGCGCCGCAGGCAAGCGCCGAAAGTGCTCTTCGGTCTCGACGTCGCGCCCGAGTCGCTGCCGCCGGACATCGCCGCGGCGGCGCTCGCCGCCATCGAGGCGGGCCGCGCCCGCGAAGCGCTCGGCCTGCTGTATCGCGGCGCGCTGTCCGCGCTCGTCAACCGCGACGGCCTCGAAGTCGAGGCGGGCGACACCGAAGGCGATTGCGTGCGGCGCACCGCCGCGCTCGTCGACGCCGACAAGGCGCATGCGTTCGCCGACCTCGTCAAAGCGTGGCAGGCGACCGCCTATGCGCGGCGCGAGCCGAGCGCGCCCGCGCTGCGCGACCTGCTCGCGTCGTGGCGCGCACATTTCGAGGCGGCGGCGCCGTGA
- a CDS encoding DUF4350 domain-containing protein, with protein MTRYIWAVVLGALAIAGGAWWYYNFEEVTVREFVGFSGEAARNPLYALERLAQQMGAQATTVRRAGDLDSIEGGATLVLAARRDGMTPARVARIMSWVGNGGRLVVEAEPVKTRDALLDAFRVGRREAASTAEFARVKLPGDEREFRVVLRPMGLFGGTRDGYSARWSDTATALLQFDHGAGSVTVLPSLGFMGNTAIGQPDHAAFAWALLGLGAGAAPRVTRVFVAPRFERPSLLAWLFDEALGAVIAAAALLALWLARAIPRFGPIVSAHEGARRRLLDHLRATGRFQWSARAAPRLLAAAREECLANIARARPALAYLDAAERSARFAELAGLPRADVELALTGDAATPRHFVTAIATLQAIEEKLARRAAV; from the coding sequence GTGACGCGCTACATCTGGGCGGTCGTCCTCGGCGCTCTCGCGATCGCGGGCGGCGCATGGTGGTATTACAACTTCGAAGAAGTCACCGTGCGCGAGTTCGTCGGCTTCAGCGGGGAGGCGGCGCGCAATCCGCTCTACGCGCTCGAGCGCCTCGCGCAGCAGATGGGCGCGCAGGCGACCACGGTCCGCCGCGCGGGCGATCTCGACTCGATCGAAGGCGGCGCGACGCTCGTGCTCGCGGCGCGCCGCGACGGCATGACGCCGGCGCGCGTCGCGCGGATCATGAGCTGGGTCGGTAACGGCGGACGCCTCGTCGTCGAAGCCGAGCCGGTGAAGACGCGCGATGCGCTGCTCGACGCGTTTCGCGTCGGCCGGCGCGAGGCTGCGTCCACGGCGGAGTTCGCGCGCGTGAAGCTGCCGGGCGACGAACGCGAGTTCAGGGTGGTCTTAAGGCCGATGGGTCTGTTCGGCGGCACGCGTGACGGATACAGCGCCCGCTGGTCGGACACCGCGACGGCGCTGCTGCAGTTCGACCACGGCGCGGGCAGCGTCACGGTGCTGCCTTCGCTGGGATTCATGGGGAACACGGCCATCGGCCAGCCCGACCACGCGGCGTTCGCATGGGCGCTGCTGGGCCTCGGCGCGGGTGCCGCGCCTCGCGTCACGCGCGTGTTCGTCGCGCCGCGCTTCGAGCGGCCTTCGCTCCTCGCGTGGCTCTTCGACGAAGCGTTGGGCGCGGTGATCGCCGCCGCGGCGCTGCTCGCGCTGTGGCTCGCGCGCGCGATACCGCGCTTCGGCCCGATCGTGAGCGCGCACGAAGGCGCGCGGCGCCGGCTGCTCGATCACCTGCGCGCGACCGGACGCTTCCAGTGGTCGGCGCGCGCCGCGCCGCGGCTGCTCGCCGCCGCGCGCGAGGAGTGCCTCGCCAACATCGCGAGAGCGCGTCCGGCGCTCGCGTATCTCGACGCAGCCGAGCGCAGCGCGCGCTTCGCCGAGCTGGCGGGCTTGCCGCGCGCGGACGTGGAGCTCGCGCTGACCGGCGACGCGGCGACGCCCCGCCACTTCGTCACGGCGATCGCGACGCTGCAGGCCATCGAAGAAAAGCTCGCGCGCCGCGCGGCTGTCTGA
- a CDS encoding stage II sporulation protein M: MKQHVFEARYGAEWDAFEAWLARRESGTKEGPPPIPDVEIPQRYRRLCHQLAIARDRRYATDIVDRLHDIAIEVHQVLYGGRTRHDHAWLGYILGGFARCVRSQRRLALAAILLFFVPFALMVALAQVYPDAVYYVMPGHNLAEFEQMYGPGASRLGRRGAESDFYMFGYYIFNNVSIAFQTFAGGLVFALGTVVVLVINGVMIGAVAGHVTAIGYGPAFWSFVAGHSAFELGGIVLSGAAGLRLGSALVSPGQLTRKEALAVAGRDAAGIMYGVAGMIVAAAFIEAFWSANTDIAHAIKYGVGIALVAITIGYFISAGRARAA, from the coding sequence GTGAAGCAGCACGTGTTCGAAGCGCGCTACGGCGCCGAGTGGGACGCGTTCGAGGCGTGGCTCGCGCGCCGCGAAAGCGGCACTAAGGAAGGCCCGCCGCCGATTCCCGACGTCGAGATTCCGCAGCGCTATCGGCGCCTCTGCCATCAGCTCGCGATCGCACGCGATCGCCGCTACGCCACCGACATCGTCGACCGGCTGCACGACATCGCGATCGAAGTGCACCAGGTGCTCTACGGCGGCCGCACGCGGCACGACCATGCGTGGCTGGGCTACATCCTCGGCGGCTTCGCGCGCTGCGTGCGCTCGCAGCGACGGCTCGCGCTCGCGGCGATCCTGCTGTTCTTCGTGCCGTTCGCGCTGATGGTCGCCCTCGCGCAGGTCTATCCCGACGCGGTGTACTACGTGATGCCCGGCCACAACCTCGCGGAGTTCGAGCAGATGTACGGCCCCGGCGCGAGCCGGCTCGGCCGGCGCGGCGCCGAGTCCGATTTCTACATGTTCGGCTACTACATCTTCAACAACGTGAGCATCGCGTTCCAGACCTTCGCCGGCGGGCTCGTGTTCGCGCTCGGCACGGTCGTCGTGCTCGTCATCAACGGCGTGATGATCGGCGCGGTCGCCGGACATGTCACCGCGATCGGTTACGGCCCGGCATTCTGGTCTTTCGTCGCCGGCCACAGCGCGTTCGAGCTCGGCGGCATCGTGCTCTCGGGCGCGGCGGGGCTGCGCCTGGGATCGGCGCTGGTCTCGCCGGGGCAGCTCACCCGCAAGGAAGCGCTCGCGGTGGCGGGGCGCGACGCGGCGGGCATCATGTACGGCGTCGCGGGCATGATCGTCGCGGCCGCGTTCATCGAGGCCTTCTGGTCGGCGAACACCGACATCGCGCACGCGATCAAGTACGGCGTCGGCATCGCGCTCGTCGCGATCACGATCGGCTATTTCATTTCCGCGGGGCGCGCGCGTGCAGCTTGA
- a CDS encoding sulfite exporter TauE/SafE family protein: MAGFENLTPLVLCWIALVMLVAGFMQGALGLGFPIVATPLIAMATDIRTAVIVVLLPCAATIVLVLARAPHLKDAIARFWPMPLLALCGSAVGTRLFVAFPGFPYALLLAAMIVVYLNLERLGRAEWPLVKRNPRAFGLVFGLAAGLSEGTANVAAPPLVIYYLALGLTPAMLVQALNICFIAGKSMQFATLATHGGVPAAQWLATVPLMVLSTAGAWYGTTVREKLDATTYRKWLKRALAAIAVLLCAQYALA, translated from the coding sequence ATGGCCGGATTCGAAAACCTCACCCCCCTCGTGCTCTGCTGGATCGCGCTCGTGATGCTCGTCGCGGGCTTCATGCAGGGCGCGCTCGGCCTGGGCTTTCCGATCGTCGCGACGCCGCTCATCGCGATGGCGACCGACATCCGGACCGCGGTGATCGTCGTGCTGTTGCCGTGCGCCGCCACGATCGTGCTGGTCCTGGCGCGCGCGCCGCACCTGAAGGATGCGATCGCGCGGTTCTGGCCGATGCCGCTGCTCGCGCTCTGCGGATCCGCGGTCGGCACGCGGCTCTTCGTCGCGTTTCCCGGCTTCCCGTACGCGCTGCTGCTCGCCGCGATGATCGTGGTCTACCTCAACCTCGAAAGGCTGGGCCGCGCCGAATGGCCGCTGGTGAAACGCAACCCGCGCGCATTCGGGCTGGTGTTCGGGCTGGCGGCGGGCCTGTCGGAAGGCACCGCCAACGTCGCGGCGCCGCCGCTGGTGATCTACTACCTCGCGCTCGGGCTCACGCCGGCGATGCTGGTGCAGGCGCTCAACATCTGCTTCATCGCAGGCAAGTCGATGCAGTTCGCGACGCTCGCGACGCACGGCGGCGTGCCCGCCGCGCAGTGGCTCGCGACGGTGCCGCTGATGGTGTTGTCGACGGCGGGGGCGTGGTACGGGACGACGGTACGGGAGAAGCTCGACGCGACGACGTATCGCAAGTGGCTCAAGCGCGCGCTCGCCGCGATCGCGGTGCTGCTGTGCGCGCAGTACGCGCTTGCGTAG